Proteins from a genomic interval of Desulfovibrio piger:
- the selD gene encoding selenide, water dikinase SelD yields MKLLEKARAAGUAAKMAPGALEQLLRGLAPRGSSDLEQRVIAGRARNEDAVVVRMPAGKAIVQTVDILAPIVNDAFWFGRIAACNALSDVYALGGQPWCAMNVAFFPTCLTENDPENILANILRGGMDALEEAGAVLAGGHTVQDDELKYGMAVTGIIDPDHVAANDKLRPGLRLLLTKPLGTGILATGVKARWDDHEESEALLQRWCGRLNRIPGEAIAHFRIPAATDITGFGLGGHLLEMAQASGVCVSLQTEALPLLPHALEYARMGLIPAGSHLNRTHCAPAVDVAPSVDEAVESIVFDAQTSGGIVLAVPGEELATVRDWLEARGEMAVEIGEVLEARPDGKRLLLR; encoded by the coding sequence ATGAAGTTGCTGGAAAAGGCCCGGGCCGCCGGCTGAGCGGCAAAAATGGCTCCAGGGGCCCTGGAGCAGCTTTTGCGGGGCCTCGCGCCCCGTGGATCGTCGGATCTGGAGCAGCGCGTCATCGCCGGGCGTGCCCGCAACGAGGATGCCGTGGTCGTGCGCATGCCGGCGGGCAAGGCCATCGTGCAGACCGTGGACATCCTGGCGCCCATCGTCAACGATGCCTTCTGGTTCGGCCGCATCGCGGCCTGCAATGCCCTGTCGGATGTCTACGCACTGGGCGGGCAGCCCTGGTGTGCCATGAACGTGGCGTTTTTCCCCACCTGCCTGACCGAGAACGACCCGGAGAACATCCTGGCCAATATCCTGCGCGGCGGCATGGATGCCCTGGAAGAAGCCGGGGCCGTGCTGGCCGGCGGGCATACGGTGCAGGATGACGAACTCAAGTACGGCATGGCCGTGACCGGCATCATCGATCCCGATCATGTGGCCGCCAATGACAAGCTGCGGCCGGGCCTGCGTCTGCTGCTGACCAAGCCGCTGGGCACGGGCATCCTGGCTACAGGCGTCAAGGCACGCTGGGACGATCATGAGGAAAGCGAAGCGCTGCTGCAGCGCTGGTGCGGACGTCTCAACCGTATCCCCGGGGAGGCCATCGCCCACTTCCGCATCCCGGCCGCCACGGACATCACCGGTTTTGGCCTGGGCGGGCATCTGCTGGAGATGGCGCAGGCCTCGGGCGTCTGCGTATCATTGCAGACGGAAGCCCTGCCGCTGCTGCCCCACGCTCTGGAGTATGCCCGCATGGGCCTCATCCCGGCGGGCAGCCATCTCAACCGCACCCACTGCGCTCCTGCCGTGGACGTGGCTCCTTCGGTGGATGAGGCGGTGGAGAGCATCGTATTCGATGCCCAGACCTCGGGCGGTATCGTGCTGGCCGTGCCGGGTGAAGAGCTGGCCACGGTGCGTGACTGGCTGGAGGCCAGGGGCGAGATGGCCGTGGAGATCGGTGAAGTGCTGGAGGCGCGTCCCGACGGCAAGCGGCTGCTGCTACGCTAG
- the rplQ gene encoding 50S ribosomal protein L17 yields the protein MRHSNSGKKLSRTPAHRKALLHNLAKALLIHGRIRTTEVKAKELRGVVEPLISLAKRNDLHARRLAYRVLCDYALVKRLFDEIGPQFAGVPGGYTRVMKLAMPRKGDNAPMAIIELTRLPEAKTEAPAKAESAE from the coding sequence ATGAGGCATAGCAATTCCGGCAAAAAACTTTCGCGGACGCCTGCGCACCGTAAGGCCCTGTTGCACAATCTCGCCAAGGCGCTGCTTATCCACGGCCGCATCCGCACCACCGAAGTGAAAGCCAAGGAACTCCGCGGCGTTGTCGAGCCGCTGATCTCCCTGGCCAAGCGCAACGACCTGCACGCCCGCCGTCTGGCTTACCGCGTGCTGTGCGACTACGCTCTGGTTAAGCGCCTGTTTGACGAAATTGGTCCCCAGTTCGCCGGTGTGCCTGGTGGTTACACCCGCGTGATGAAGCTGGCCATGCCCCGCAAGGGCGATAACGCTCCCATGGCCATCATCGAACTGACCCGCCTGCCTGAAGCCAAGACGGAAGCTCCCGCCAAGGCTGAAAGCGCCGAGTAG